From Luteibacter yeojuensis:
CGACGCATCGTCCTCCGGCGCTTCCAGCGCAAGCGCCTGCAAGGAAGAGACGGTGACGACCGGAACGTCCAGCGCCATCGCCATGCCCTGCGCCAGCGACACGCCGAGCCGCACGCCGGTGAACGCACCCGGACCGCGACCGACCGCGATGCCGTCGAGCGCCTGTCGCTTCAGGCCCGCCTCGGCCAGCAGGTCGTCGGCCATCGGCAGCACCAGCTCGGCGTGGCGGCGCGGCGCCACTTCACTGCGCTCGATCACTTCGTCGCCGTGGACGAGGGCGACCGAGCAGGCTTCCGTGGAGGTTTCGATGGCAAGGAAGTTCATGGCGTATCCGGCATGGGGGGCGGCGTGGTCTGCGCGTACCAGTCGATGCGGCGGGTGAGGTACATCAGCAGGCCGATGACGGTGACGAGCACCACCGATCCGATCAGCAACGCATACTGCTCGGCACCGATCAGGCCATACAGTATGGCGTAAACCAGGGCGAGCACGCCGCCGAGGGCCATGCCCGCCTTGCGGGCGCGCAGCGCCGCCATCGCATAACCGCCGACGATCAGCACCACGGCGGCAGCGGCCACCGCATAGGCCGCCCCGAAGCCGATCTGCTCGGACAAGGCCAGCAGCAGGACATAGAAGCTGATCATCGCGGCGCCTACCAGGAGGTATTGCACGGGGTGAAGACGCAGCCCGTTGAGCACCTCGAACAGGAAGAAGGCGACGAAGGTGAGCGCGATGAACAGCAGGCCGTACTTCCCGGCGCGATCGTTCTGCTGGTACACGCCGCCGGGCTGGTACAGCTTCACGCCGACGGCCGATGCGGCGAGGCGGTCGGAGACGTCGGTATCCGCGGCGTCCCAGTGCTGGCCGTAGGTACGGTTGAGGTCGAGCACCTGCCAGGCGGCGTCGAAGCCCTTCGCATCGATACTGCGCCTGCCCGGCAGCAGTGCGCCCGTGAAGCTGGGATCGGGCCACGGCGCACGCACGCGCACGCTGTTCGTGCGCGCCAGTGGCAGTACGGAGAACGACTCGGTGCCGGCGATGCGCAATGTCACGGCGAAGTCCATCGGCGTCTGCCGGTCCGGGTCGAACGCCACCGGTGTGGCGAGGACCGTGTACGGCCCCATACGCGCCGCGGACGAGGAAAGCCTGGCCGTGTGCCCGTCCACGGTCAGCGCGGTGATCGCCTGGAGGCCGCGGGTATCCGCGATGAGCAGGCGCAGTTCGGCCTTGCCGGGATACCAGTCGGCACCGCCGTCCGCGGCGAAACGACGAAGGTCTTCCGGCAACAGGCGGCCGCGCAGGGTCACCTCGCCCGTATAGACGGGAACCTTGTACATGCCGGCATGCCGCTCCTCGACGGCGAGGTCGGCCACGGTGGTCAGTTCGTCGGCGAGCACGATCTCCGTGCCGTCGCGCACGCTCACCACCTTGCCGTCGCTGCCGCGCACCTCGCGCCGCGTGGGCACACCCAGCACCAGGCCACCGATGGTCTGGTGCCCGCCCCAGCCTTCGGCGACCCTCGTGGAAGCGGCTCTGCGCATCGCCTGACGCTCGCGCACGAGGCCGTCGGCCTGCGAGAGCGGAATGAGCATGATGAGCGCGAGCACCCCGATGCCGAGCACTTTCGCGGTAATGGATTGCATCCAGCGGAACATGGCCTTCCCCGTTTATCGCCTGTCGTGCCCGGATGGTCCCGCGGAGAACGGCGGCGGGCGTGGTCCGAATCTGGCTCGACGCGGGCAAGCACTGGCGAAATGCGGTGCATGCGCCCGAGTGAGAAATGAGAGTGTTCTCATGACGCGCCGCGGCGTTCCGTGGAGGATGCAGTCACCCCCCATCGAGGAGAGCACGATGCTTCCCGTCCAGCTAGCGATGCCCCTGGCCCTGATGGTCGGCGCGGCCATCGCCGCCACGACCACTCCCGAGGTCGCCTTCCACGACCAGACGCTCCGCACACCGTCCCACCTGCTCGACGACGGCCACGGCGACATGCGCATGCTGCGCATTTCCGTCCAACCGGGCGCCTCCCTGCCCTTGCACCGGGACGCCGTGCCAAATGCGGGTTACCTGGTCGAGGGGGAGCTGGTCGTGTCGACGCCGGAAGGCAGCCACAAGGTGATGAAGCCGGGAGACTGCCTGACGGAAACCCTTGACGCGATACACCGCGGCACGGCCGGCCCGCGCGGCGCCACGGTGGTGGTTTTCTATGCGAACGAGATGCCCGCAAGCAGCTAATCAGCGGGAGCCGCGAAAAAATTCACCACCTCCGCCAGTTCCCGCGTGCGCGGCATCGGCGGCAGGCTGGCGAGGAACAGGCGGCCGTAGCCCTTCGTGCTCAGGCGAGGGTCGCACAGCACCAGCACGCCACGATCGTGCACGTCGCGGATCAGGCGGCCGGCCCCCTGCTTGAGCGCGATCACGGCGGTGGGCACCTGCCAGCCCATGAACGGATTGATGCCCGCTTCTTCCAGCGCCTCCAGGCGTGCCTGCAACACCGGATCGTCGGGCATCGCGAAAGGCAGCTTGTCGATCACGACCACGCTCAGCGCCTCGCCCGATACGTCCACGCCCTCCCAGAAGCTCGCGGCCCCGAGCAGGACGCCGCGCCCACTGGCGCGGAATGCCTCGAGCAACCGGTGGCGCGGAGCCGTGCCCTGCACGAACAGCGGCCAGGGCACGCGCCCCTCCAGCAACTCGGCAGCGCGTCGCAACGCGCGATGCGATGTGAACAGCAGGAACGCACGGCCGTCGGACGCATCCAGCACGGGGCGGATGGCCGCGACGACGCGATCGGTGTAATCCCGCGCGGCAGGGTCCGGCAGGTCCTTCGGCAGATAGGCGAGTGCCTGACGCTTGTAATCGAACGGGCTTTCCACGTGCAGCGTGTGCGGATCCTCGAGACCC
This genomic window contains:
- the creD gene encoding cell envelope integrity protein CreD, yielding MFRWMQSITAKVLGIGVLALIMLIPLSQADGLVRERQAMRRAASTRVAEGWGGHQTIGGLVLGVPTRREVRGSDGKVVSVRDGTEIVLADELTTVADLAVEERHAGMYKVPVYTGEVTLRGRLLPEDLRRFAADGGADWYPGKAELRLLIADTRGLQAITALTVDGHTARLSSSAARMGPYTVLATPVAFDPDRQTPMDFAVTLRIAGTESFSVLPLARTNSVRVRAPWPDPSFTGALLPGRRSIDAKGFDAAWQVLDLNRTYGQHWDAADTDVSDRLAASAVGVKLYQPGGVYQQNDRAGKYGLLFIALTFVAFFLFEVLNGLRLHPVQYLLVGAAMISFYVLLLALSEQIGFGAAYAVAAAAVVLIVGGYAMAALRARKAGMALGGVLALVYAILYGLIGAEQYALLIGSVVLVTVIGLLMYLTRRIDWYAQTTPPPMPDTP
- a CDS encoding cupin domain-containing protein, whose product is MLPVQLAMPLALMVGAAIAATTTPEVAFHDQTLRTPSHLLDDGHGDMRMLRISVQPGASLPLHRDAVPNAGYLVEGELVVSTPEGSHKVMKPGDCLTETLDAIHRGTAGPRGATVVVFYANEMPASS